In Arachis hypogaea cultivar Tifrunner chromosome 17, arahy.Tifrunner.gnm2.J5K5, whole genome shotgun sequence, a single window of DNA contains:
- the LOC112763510 gene encoding uncharacterized protein gives MEALPPSPDCILFGSHPFIVLVASSSSSATTPESEEDMEEEENHEEDPDNIVISSDSDESDEALFFGVVLRRVCRQLAVFEGSSFILVNALFSPFCNQEVLSLSDSCVGSDIYRETLAKALAKHFGARLLIVDSLSLPGGTPSKEVDSAKESSKPERPSVLAKRSTHAASLKHSKPASSVDAEIVGGSTISSQAMLKQEVSTASSKGTTIKTGDRVKFVGNFPSAVSSIQNHPSRLQLMLQTMTG, from the exons ATGGAGGCTCTACCCCCTTCTCCTGACTGTATTCTATTTGGTAGTCACCCTTTCATAGTTCTAGTGGCCAGCAGTAGTTCATCAGCCACTACTCCAGAAAGTGAGGAGGACATGGAAGAGGAAGAAAACCATGAGGAAGACCCTGACAATATAGTTATCTCTTCTGATAGTGATGAGTCAGATGaggcactg TTCTTCGGCGTCGTCCTTCGTCGTGTTTGTCGCCAGCTCGCCGTCTTCGAAG GTAGTTCCTTCATTCTTGTTAATGCTTTGTTTTCCCCTTTCTGTAATCAAGAAGTGCTCTCATTAAGCGATTCCTGTGTAGGTTCGGATATATATCGGGAGACTCTTGCCAAGGCACTTGCAAAGCATTTTGGTGCAAGGCTACTAATTGTGGATTCCCTTTCACTACCTGGT GGAACTCCATCAAAGGAAGTTGATTCTGCTAAAGAAAGTTCAAAGCCTGAACGACCATCTGTGTTGGCCAAGAGAAGTACACATGCTGCTTCTTTAAAACATAGTAAACCAGCTTCTAGTGTTGATGCTGAAATTGTGGGTGGATCCACAATAAGTTCTCAGGCTATGCTGAAGCAGGAGGTTTCTACTGCTTCATCAAAAGGCACTACTATTAAAACAG GTGATCGAGTAAAATTTGTTGGTAACTTCCCTTCTGCTGTCTCATCAATACAAAATCATCCTTCAAG ACTTCAATTGATGCTGCAAACTATGACAGGGTGA